The Nostoc commune NIES-4072 genome includes a window with the following:
- a CDS encoding CHAT domain-containing protein codes for MHNLPSVRDIDNQPVNTLTLLGGLLLVHYRLKFLSVATLVLSLFLFTSFAQSKTRRLVPTILTAQAQTTQELREEALQLTQLGFQQLSQSQFQQAVKTFEQALVIFRQIGDRQGEGATLNSIGANYENLGQYTKALEVSVQALAILKEMGDKSGEAITLSNIGKIYESLGQYTKALEFHEQGLAIEKQLANQAHKGIILNNIGQVYDKLGEYAKALELYQKALAVHKQFRNQAAEGVILSNIGTVYQNQGEYAKALEFHQQALAIHKQFRNQAAEGVTLNNIATVYKNQGHYAKALKFFQQGLAIHQQVGTKVLEGTTFNNIAAVYDDLGQYAKALEFYQQALAIHKQIDYKVGEGITLNNIGVVYDSLGQYAKALESYQKALAIRKQISDKAGEGFTLNNIGKVYKSQGQYAEGLKSYQQALAIHKQIRNKAGKGLTLSNIGGVYAILGQYTKALEFYQQALAIHKQIGDTAGQGITLSNIGVVYGSQSKYADAEKTLFAAIKVNETLRTRDLTDDQKISIFETQASTYRFLQKALIAQNKTNTALEISERSRARAFIELLASKISGNIDNQQAIKPPNIEQIKQIAKVQNATLVEYSIMESKLYIWVIKPTGKDATKAAFKEKLSTARIIHLATHGLLDDADKSIPSAIALTPTSNDDGLLTPAEIVDLKINAELVVLSACDTGRGAITGDGVVGLSRSLITAGAPSVIVSLWKVPDSATSELMTEFYQQWEQNPDKAVALRNAMLITMKKHPQPVNWAAFTLIGES; via the coding sequence TTGCATAACCTCCCAAGCGTGAGAGATATAGATAATCAGCCAGTAAATACTCTCACACTGCTTGGAGGACTGCTTCTCGTGCATTATCGTCTTAAATTCCTCTCTGTTGCTACTTTAGTGCTTTCGCTGTTCTTATTTACAAGTTTTGCTCAATCAAAGACAAGAAGATTAGTGCCAACTATTCTGACTGCACAGGCGCAAACGACACAAGAACTTAGGGAAGAAGCACTGCAACTGACTCAATTAGGTTTTCAACAGCTTAGTCAAAGTCAATTTCAACAAGCGGTAAAGACTTTTGAACAAGCTTTAGTCATTTTTAGACAAATAGGTGATCGCCAAGGCGAAGGTGCAACTCTCAATAGTATTGGGGCAAATTACGAGAACCTGGGACAATACACCAAAGCCTTAGAGGTTTCTGTGCAAGCTTTAGCTATTCTTAAAGAAATGGGTGATAAATCCGGGGAAGCTATAACTCTCAGCAATATTGGCAAAATTTACGAGAGTCTGGGACAATACACCAAAGCGTTGGAGTTCCATGAGCAAGGTTTAGCTATTGAGAAACAACTTGCTAATCAAGCACATAAAGGAATAATTCTCAACAATATTGGACAAGTTTACGACAAGCTGGGAGAGTATGCCAAAGCATTGGAGTTATATCAGAAAGCCTTAGCTGTTCATAAACAATTCCGCAACCAAGCAGCGGAAGGGGTAATTCTCAGCAATATTGGCACCGTTTACCAAAATCAAGGAGAGTATGCCAAAGCATTAGAGTTTCATCAGCAAGCTTTAGCAATTCACAAACAATTCCGCAACCAAGCAGCGGAAGGGGTAACTCTCAACAATATTGCTACAGTTTACAAAAATCAAGGACACTATGCCAAAGCATTAAAGTTCTTTCAGCAAGGTTTAGCTATTCACCAACAAGTCGGCACTAAGGTGCTAGAAGGAACAACTTTCAACAATATTGCCGCAGTTTACGATGATTTAGGACAGTATGCCAAAGCATTAGAGTTTTATCAGCAAGCTTTAGCAATTCACAAACAAATTGACTACAAAGTAGGGGAAGGCATAACTCTCAACAATATTGGCGTAGTTTATGACAGTCTAGGGCAGTACGCCAAAGCATTGGAGTCTTATCAGAAAGCTTTAGCAATTCGTAAACAAATTAGCGACAAAGCAGGAGAAGGGTTTACTCTCAACAATATTGGCAAAGTTTACAAAAGTCAGGGACAGTATGCCGAGGGCTTGAAGTCTTATCAGCAAGCCTTAGCTATTCACAAACAAATACGCAATAAAGCAGGAAAAGGGCTAACTCTCAGCAATATTGGGGGAGTTTACGCCATTCTTGGACAATACACCAAAGCATTAGAGTTTTATCAGCAAGCCTTAGCTATTCACAAACAAATCGGTGATACAGCAGGACAAGGGATAACTCTTAGCAATATTGGCGTAGTTTATGGCAGTCAGAGTAAATATGCCGATGCGGAAAAAACCTTATTTGCTGCTATTAAAGTTAACGAGACTCTGCGAACACGAGATTTAACTGATGACCAAAAAATATCAATCTTTGAAACACAAGCTTCTACCTACCGTTTTTTACAAAAAGCTTTAATTGCCCAAAATAAAACTAACACAGCATTAGAAATATCTGAACGAAGTCGAGCTAGAGCCTTTATTGAGTTATTAGCCTCCAAGATATCTGGAAATATCGACAATCAACAAGCGATCAAACCACCTAATATTGAGCAAATTAAGCAAATTGCTAAAGTACAAAATGCCACACTTGTTGAATATTCAATTATGGAATCAAAACTTTACATTTGGGTTATTAAACCAACTGGTAAAGATGCCACAAAAGCGGCTTTTAAAGAAAAATTATCAACTGCCAGGATTATTCATTTAGCAACGCATGGATTGTTAGATGATGCTGATAAGAGTATACCAAGCGCGATCGCCCTTACACCCACCAGTAACGATGACGGTTTGCTCACCCCTGCGGAAATTGTCGATTTAAAAATCAACGCTGAATTAGTGGTGTTAAGCGCTTGCGACACTGGTAGAGGTGCAATTACTGGTGATGGTGTGGTTGGATTATCTCGTTCTTTGATTACGGCTGGCGCGCCGAGTGTGATTGTCTCTTTGTGGAAAGTTCCTGATTCAGCCACATCAGAATTAATGACGGAGTTCTATCAACAATGGGAACAAAATCCTGATAAGGCTGTGGCTTTACGGAATGCGATGCTGATTACTATGAAAAAGCATCCTCAGCCTGTTAATTGGGCGGCTTTTACGTTGATTGGGGAGTCTTAG
- a CDS encoding plasmid replication protein, CyRepA1 family, which produces MNIIDAHQNPNNQLAPNHWHEWVVNSAVDPKLTTLNVRSLIGSEIYEYLLYALPQTARRNDGRLRDGYLKRYAHVESGAWWVSGLDPLKDWLPMDWGRMKPDYPRLEWDKTTLEQTQKPVKYESPPKTPNRVTYLRVPLHIWRLISLRYDVPMPEHITITSDGEVLGFWAWVMAHPEIPVCLTEGEKKAACLLTLGFVAIALPGIWNGRVGKEDLEYLHPDLVPMAQKGRKFVILFDYESKPKTKQQVFTATRRTCQVILQLACHCVVALLPGPEKGIDDWVVALGKKAEKAVSTMIADALRINEYQQRFFINRARGLRNFKPNVIVNTRYLSTVIRSLPQSGLVGLASDMGTGKTEILAMIRRDNPERSFLNNGHRVTLLKNLSDRLQTAMYSAISCGDWAKAKALSITVDSLYKMANDLQAYDILFIDEACQYLAHLLKSKTCKEHRGAILEVLEYLVYNAKLVVLADAHLDDLTIEFFMQMRPAGEKPYIIKNEYRSGGRQVYWYEGKNSSAIVAEFHAQLMSGQKLMMVSDSKRFIKKLERALNDGSAIDDNDETPESAEDRKLRVWAIHSENSGSEENVIFIREINVAIKDIDAFLITPSLGTGVDISTEHFDAIFGVFHAVSQSATECAQQLWRYRPNVPMHVWVAPRPPFGYAETNARRIKEKILQKNEMTAFLIRIDRETGRRGAEKDWALDASCQIEAQRNWSINNLRADLRSLLEEMGNTIIPLGDGGDERTSQWMKAAGIAIDSEHYGKVANAKDIDRRTYTSRQHQDYLKPEEVLECEKFRIQDTYGMSVTPELVEQDDGGRLIKKIVALEAILAAPGEMISDDLVAPPPVVAERDKSERERLSICTDWSNHSTAWLMRHRLGLRAVLLDLIAGVEIKGDEAMIQVLAEFSKRNASHVKGILNLTIPLDESPIWILGQYLSQLGLSTESRRPLENGQRVRYYRLNTENVVFIQNVLSYRLRQREDREKKRQDEQERNAAYAARMQTQYGMNPPSTPPNEIDGSNNWGGVDTDESSSISWCERVKYYAQLAIERFVYGVDAVKELLSTLTSDERCGVMLKFEDIDQDLFAQLVADAPDWVEWMG; this is translated from the coding sequence ATGAATATTATCGATGCACACCAAAATCCGAATAATCAGCTAGCTCCCAACCATTGGCACGAATGGGTAGTCAATTCCGCCGTTGATCCCAAACTCACTACCCTAAATGTCCGTTCACTCATTGGTTCGGAAATATACGAATACCTTTTATACGCTCTCCCCCAAACTGCCAGACGCAACGATGGGCGACTGCGCGATGGCTACTTGAAAAGATACGCTCACGTAGAGTCGGGCGCATGGTGGGTTAGTGGACTTGACCCGCTTAAAGATTGGCTACCGATGGACTGGGGACGGATGAAACCCGATTACCCAAGACTCGAATGGGACAAGACAACCCTTGAGCAAACGCAAAAGCCCGTTAAATATGAGTCGCCACCCAAAACTCCCAATCGTGTCACCTACCTGAGAGTACCGCTACACATTTGGCGGTTAATATCGTTGAGGTATGACGTGCCAATGCCAGAACATATCACTATTACCTCGGATGGTGAAGTTTTAGGGTTTTGGGCTTGGGTCATGGCTCACCCCGAAATCCCTGTATGCCTTACGGAGGGCGAGAAGAAAGCCGCTTGTCTCCTAACTTTGGGATTTGTAGCGATCGCACTTCCTGGAATCTGGAACGGTCGAGTCGGCAAGGAAGACTTGGAATACCTGCACCCCGATTTAGTTCCAATGGCGCAGAAAGGACGCAAATTCGTTATTCTTTTCGACTACGAAAGCAAGCCCAAAACCAAACAGCAGGTTTTTACTGCTACTCGCCGCACCTGCCAAGTTATTCTCCAACTTGCGTGCCATTGTGTTGTGGCGCTGCTGCCTGGGCCCGAAAAAGGAATTGACGATTGGGTTGTGGCTTTGGGTAAGAAAGCCGAGAAAGCAGTCAGCACGATGATTGCTGATGCCTTGAGAATCAACGAATACCAGCAAAGATTTTTCATTAATCGTGCCAGGGGACTTCGCAATTTCAAACCCAATGTAATAGTCAATACTCGCTATCTTTCCACAGTTATCCGCTCACTGCCTCAATCAGGGTTAGTTGGTTTGGCTTCTGACATGGGGACTGGCAAGACCGAAATCTTGGCAATGATTAGAAGAGATAACCCAGAAAGAAGCTTTTTAAATAACGGGCATCGGGTTACTTTGCTGAAAAATCTCAGCGATCGCCTACAAACAGCAATGTACTCTGCAATTTCTTGCGGCGACTGGGCTAAAGCCAAAGCACTCAGCATCACCGTAGACTCGCTGTATAAAATGGCGAATGATTTACAGGCTTATGACATCTTATTTATAGATGAAGCCTGTCAGTACCTCGCTCACTTGCTCAAGTCCAAAACTTGCAAAGAACACCGGGGGGCTATTCTGGAAGTGCTGGAGTATCTGGTTTACAATGCCAAGTTGGTTGTTTTAGCAGATGCCCACTTGGATGATTTGACCATTGAGTTTTTTATGCAAATGCGACCGGCTGGCGAAAAACCCTACATCATCAAAAACGAATACCGCTCAGGGGGTCGTCAGGTTTATTGGTATGAAGGTAAAAACAGCAGTGCGATCGTTGCCGAGTTTCACGCTCAACTGATGTCAGGTCAAAAACTGATGATGGTCAGTGATAGCAAGCGGTTTATCAAAAAGCTGGAGAGAGCGCTCAATGATGGTTCCGCAATTGATGATAACGACGAAACACCGGAATCAGCCGAAGACCGCAAGTTACGGGTGTGGGCTATTCATTCGGAAAACAGTGGCAGTGAGGAAAATGTGATTTTCATCAGGGAGATTAACGTCGCCATTAAGGATATCGACGCTTTTCTGATTACTCCCAGTCTCGGTACTGGAGTTGACATTTCCACTGAACATTTTGATGCAATATTCGGTGTGTTTCATGCTGTAAGTCAATCGGCTACAGAATGCGCCCAGCAGTTATGGCGGTATCGTCCCAATGTTCCCATGCACGTTTGGGTTGCACCACGCCCTCCATTTGGTTACGCCGAAACTAATGCCCGTCGCATCAAAGAAAAGATTCTCCAGAAGAATGAAATGACTGCGTTTCTCATCCGTATTGACAGAGAAACGGGCAGACGTGGTGCAGAGAAAGACTGGGCGTTGGATGCTAGCTGTCAGATTGAGGCGCAGCGCAATTGGTCTATCAATAATTTACGGGCTGACTTGCGATCGCTACTTGAAGAAATGGGCAATACGATTATTCCTTTGGGCGACGGTGGTGATGAAAGGACTTCGCAGTGGATGAAGGCAGCTGGTATTGCTATCGATTCGGAGCATTACGGTAAAGTTGCCAATGCCAAAGATATTGATAGAAGGACTTACACAAGTAGGCAGCATCAGGATTATCTCAAGCCGGAGGAGGTGCTGGAGTGTGAGAAGTTCCGCATTCAGGACACTTATGGGATGAGCGTTACCCCAGAACTGGTTGAGCAAGATGACGGGGGACGCTTAATTAAAAAGATTGTCGCACTTGAAGCGATATTGGCAGCGCCGGGAGAAATGATTTCCGATGACCTTGTTGCACCGCCGCCTGTTGTGGCAGAGCGGGATAAATCAGAGCGTGAACGTTTGAGCATCTGCACTGACTGGAGTAACCATTCTACCGCGTGGCTTATGCGTCATCGGCTGGGATTGAGAGCAGTGCTGTTGGATCTCATCGCTGGGGTTGAGATTAAAGGCGACGAGGCGATGATTCAGGTTTTGGCTGAGTTCTCCAAGCGTAACGCATCTCACGTTAAGGGGATTCTCAATCTGACTATTCCCCTTGATGAATCACCGATCTGGATTTTGGGGCAGTATCTCTCGCAATTGGGTCTATCTACTGAGTCTCGCCGACCACTTGAGAATGGTCAACGGGTTCGGTATTATCGGCTGAATACTGAGAATGTGGTGTTTATCCAGAACGTACTCTCTTATCGGCTTCGTCAACGGGAGGACAGGGAAAAGAAACGCCAAGATGAACAAGAACGAAATGCAGCGTATGCGGCTAGAATGCAGACACAGTATGGGATGAACCCGCCGTCCACACCCCCCAATGAAATAGATGGAAGTAATAATTGGGGGGGTGTGGACACAGATGAATCATCCAGTATTTCTTGGTGTGAACGGGTTAAATATTATGCTCAGTTGGCGATTGAACGCTTTGTGTACGGTGTTGACGCAGTTAAAGAACTACTAAGTACATTGACGAGTGATGAGCGTTGTGGGGTGATGCTGAAGTTTGAGGACATTGACCAAGACTTGTTTGCTCAATTGGTGGCAGATGCGCCTGATTGGGTGGAGTGGATGGGGTGA
- a CDS encoding DUF1392 domain-containing protein yields the protein MIDHINALQTSWYLSPPWRGTIPPVAVNLLERVFLRTTRRFGYCCGMQWKHECWIYSIDCGKEILHATQNQIIGTGELEAITVQKPAFVLGERVILCSHDQGTKQRLILGIALVHNSWFYLIELMSPTLIKTPTISNRFSLVGEKSLVRVNI from the coding sequence ATGATTGACCACATTAACGCACTTCAAACAAGCTGGTATCTCTCTCCACCTTGGCGTGGAACAATTCCACCTGTTGCAGTTAATTTACTGGAGAGAGTTTTCCTACGAACTACAAGGAGATTTGGTTACTGCTGCGGTATGCAATGGAAACACGAGTGCTGGATTTATTCAATTGATTGCGGTAAAGAAATCCTCCACGCTACACAAAACCAAATCATCGGGACTGGTGAATTAGAAGCCATTACTGTGCAAAAACCTGCTTTTGTTTTGGGCGAAAGAGTGATCCTCTGCTCTCACGATCAGGGAACAAAACAACGGCTGATTCTGGGGATTGCGCTGGTGCATAATTCTTGGTTTTACCTTATTGAATTGATGTCACCAACGTTAATTAAGACACCAACTATATCGAATCGTTTTTCATTGGTTGGTGAAAAAAGTTTGGTGCGCGTGAATATTTAA
- a CDS encoding CHASE2 domain-containing protein, with product MTASIFNLKVQQFDQLCAFELSWGKGQQLGVTLAYPDDLDFKYQEWQRIYLRFYNTKLRGKVEEIGSFTTPPVDWHSQLVQAEAQLLYEFHHWLRSAELYEIRAAIAQATKNSNNRYIDIFITCNPLELSRLPWEVWELGAEFALDYSKIRIVRTPINRCEAINTNGYHARKARILVILGDESGLDFKTEKSTVSSLESVAKITFIGWQPHESITELKTKIVQEIASEAGWDILFFAGHSNETSLTGGEIAIAPNVALLISEIEQPLITAKSRGLQVAIFNSCKGLSIANKLIDLGLSQVAVMREPIHNRVAGEFFLQFIQALAQYQDVHESLLAASKYLKLEKNFTYPSAYLIPSLFRHPEADLFRLQPFGIKEFFKSLKPSRQEAIALSVLLIISLLLPVQSFLLQRRVLVQAFYRQITRQVASVASLPPVLLVQIDEESIRLAKISNPKPMNRQYLASLVDQLTANKARVVGIDYLLDRHQEQGDRILAKSIQAAVSSSPSPTLFVFSATSNDNVWLRVLPEIANLNWSLEGEIDNYPWYMELLPHDDFQSQPWHFASLLALGYQLQQIPNAPQPKIDSKIDFFQQISDFLKDANKANQTILKSERSHLQLVTALSYSLKQSWLHPIIDFSIPPNQVYHSIPAWQFLENQAVPQSLQQQIVIIAPGGYNEAGIVKDGDDTFKDSESPPAIKYWRNQENPINKSKVFTGGQYHAYIIHHFLTQRLVIPIPDFWMICIAILLGKTIYLLRPSKQYSLLQSLMLPSIITGLYGLVSLQIYISATAILLPWSLPSIAFWFYALPTISKRKTHE from the coding sequence ATGACTGCTTCTATTTTTAATTTAAAAGTTCAACAATTCGATCAACTTTGTGCATTTGAACTATCTTGGGGTAAGGGTCAGCAACTTGGTGTGACACTCGCCTATCCTGATGATCTGGATTTCAAATACCAAGAATGGCAGCGAATTTATCTCCGTTTTTATAACACAAAATTGCGAGGCAAAGTAGAAGAGATTGGGAGTTTTACTACACCGCCTGTTGATTGGCACTCGCAACTAGTCCAGGCAGAAGCACAACTTTTATATGAATTTCATCACTGGTTACGCAGTGCAGAATTATATGAAATTCGGGCAGCGATCGCCCAAGCAACCAAAAACAGCAATAATCGCTATATTGATATTTTTATAACTTGTAATCCTCTAGAATTGTCACGATTACCGTGGGAAGTCTGGGAACTTGGCGCAGAATTTGCTCTCGATTATAGTAAAATTCGTATTGTCCGCACACCGATAAATAGGTGTGAAGCAATAAATACTAATGGCTACCATGCTCGGAAAGCTAGAATTTTAGTAATTTTAGGAGATGAAAGTGGTTTAGATTTCAAAACAGAAAAATCAACTGTAAGTTCCTTAGAATCGGTAGCTAAAATTACTTTTATTGGTTGGCAACCCCACGAAAGTATTACTGAATTAAAAACTAAAATTGTTCAGGAAATAGCCTCAGAAGCAGGATGGGACATTTTATTCTTTGCAGGTCACAGTAATGAAACAAGTTTGACTGGTGGAGAAATAGCGATCGCTCCCAATGTAGCTTTATTAATTAGTGAGATAGAACAGCCATTAATTACTGCTAAATCAAGAGGATTGCAGGTTGCTATTTTTAATTCTTGCAAGGGTTTAAGCATTGCTAATAAACTCATTGACTTAGGATTAAGTCAGGTTGCAGTCATGCGCGAACCAATTCACAATCGCGTTGCTGGAGAATTTTTTCTGCAATTTATCCAAGCATTAGCTCAATATCAAGATGTCCACGAATCATTATTAGCAGCATCGAAATATCTGAAGTTAGAAAAGAATTTCACTTATCCAAGTGCTTATCTAATTCCCTCTTTGTTTCGCCATCCAGAAGCAGACTTATTTCGCCTCCAACCTTTTGGTATCAAGGAATTTTTTAAGAGTTTGAAACCAAGTCGTCAAGAAGCGATCGCACTTTCGGTTTTGCTAATAATTAGTTTACTATTGCCAGTGCAGAGCTTTTTGTTACAACGGCGTGTACTGGTACAGGCTTTCTATCGTCAAATTACCCGTCAAGTTGCAAGTGTTGCAAGTCTACCGCCAGTCCTCTTGGTGCAAATTGACGAAGAATCGATTAGACTCGCCAAAATATCCAACCCTAAGCCGATGAATCGTCAGTATTTGGCGAGTCTAGTTGACCAACTGACGGCTAATAAGGCTAGGGTAGTCGGTATCGATTATCTCCTGGATCGGCATCAAGAGCAAGGCGATCGCATTCTTGCCAAATCTATTCAAGCTGCTGTAAGTTCTTCACCCAGTCCGACATTGTTTGTATTTTCTGCAACTTCTAACGACAACGTATGGCTGAGGGTACTACCTGAAATTGCTAATCTTAATTGGAGTTTAGAAGGGGAAATTGACAATTATCCTTGGTATATGGAACTGTTACCCCATGATGATTTTCAATCCCAGCCTTGGCACTTTGCTAGTTTATTAGCTCTTGGGTATCAATTGCAACAAATTCCCAACGCACCGCAGCCAAAAATCGACAGCAAAATAGACTTTTTTCAACAGATTAGTGATTTTTTAAAAGATGCTAATAAAGCTAATCAAACGATTTTAAAATCAGAGCGATCGCATCTACAATTAGTTACAGCTTTGAGTTATTCACTCAAGCAAAGTTGGTTACACCCAATCATTGACTTTTCCATTCCCCCTAATCAGGTATATCATTCTATTCCGGCTTGGCAATTCTTAGAAAATCAAGCTGTTCCTCAAAGCTTACAGCAGCAAATTGTGATTATTGCACCCGGAGGATATAACGAAGCTGGGATTGTCAAAGATGGTGATGATACTTTTAAAGATTCCGAGTCACCACCTGCTATTAAATACTGGCGCAATCAAGAAAATCCCATTAACAAAAGCAAAGTATTTACAGGTGGACAATATCATGCTTACATAATACATCATTTTCTAACTCAGAGATTAGTTATTCCAATTCCCGATTTCTGGATGATTTGCATAGCGATATTGCTAGGCAAAACGATATATTTACTGCGACCAAGTAAGCAGTATTCTCTATTGCAATCGTTAATGTTGCCCAGTATTATTACAGGGTTGTATGGACTGGTTAGCTTGCAAATTTATATATCTGCAACTGCAATCCTATTACCTTGGTCTTTACCATCGATAGCATTCTGGTTTTACGCTTTACCTACTATTTCCAAAAGGAAAACTCATGAATAA
- a CDS encoding DUF1822 family protein has translation MKNISSNIPELELDFEVLPTETIILSSNQINQAVKLSQQIPSTSRQWQTYIHALALFAFEQWLEERADSLTINREQCTVLQPPLANAIAAVANLQVGEFKLCLIPTASLTDLEVTLPKVVVDLPQYVPHFYVLVEVLEEQESAVISGFISYQELIKNQVRANLQSESDWTYQIPLSWFEAQPDRLLLYLRCLESEAIYLPNVKSEGSHILSTMEGELATLLPQLQSPERELWEVLTWEQGSAVLTNPELLNWVYNLQQAHNTPKINLKDLLKFLTQPALNVGRWLWDELDELGEEFSWVLLPSLTPAIAMRSPTEEFQAIITQLQHRGVEIPSQARGAYHDLVLAGISLRLYAVTWHILSESDKHLWTLLLVLGTVSHDALPSHLKMRVSDQTSILLEQSTNQEQGNSYLFTRVVGGWDEKFLVSVSLIDGIELTLPPFAFYPVRSF, from the coding sequence ATGAAAAATATATCAAGTAACATTCCTGAGCTAGAGCTAGATTTTGAAGTTCTGCCTACAGAAACAATTATTCTCTCATCTAACCAAATCAATCAGGCAGTAAAACTCAGTCAGCAAATTCCCAGTACATCTCGGCAGTGGCAAACTTATATTCATGCTTTAGCACTATTTGCTTTTGAACAATGGCTAGAAGAACGCGCCGATTCTCTAACTATTAATCGGGAACAATGTACAGTTTTGCAGCCACCACTTGCGAATGCGATCGCAGCCGTGGCCAATTTGCAAGTTGGTGAATTTAAACTCTGCCTGATTCCCACTGCTAGCCTCACTGATTTGGAAGTGACTCTACCTAAAGTAGTCGTAGATTTACCACAATATGTTCCTCATTTTTATGTATTGGTAGAAGTTTTAGAAGAACAAGAATCTGCCGTGATTTCTGGATTTATCTCCTATCAAGAATTAATAAAAAATCAGGTAAGAGCGAACTTACAGTCGGAGTCAGACTGGACTTATCAAATACCTTTGAGTTGGTTTGAAGCTCAACCAGACCGTTTGTTGTTATATTTGCGTTGTTTAGAATCTGAAGCAATTTATTTACCAAATGTCAAGAGCGAAGGCTCTCATATTTTATCGACAATGGAAGGTGAATTAGCGACATTATTACCGCAGTTACAATCACCCGAACGTGAACTTTGGGAAGTGTTGACTTGGGAACAAGGAAGTGCTGTTTTGACTAATCCAGAATTACTCAATTGGGTTTATAATTTGCAGCAAGCACACAATACACCCAAAATAAACTTAAAAGATTTACTGAAATTCTTGACACAGCCAGCCCTCAATGTCGGACGTTGGTTGTGGGATGAATTAGATGAATTAGGGGAGGAATTTTCATGGGTGCTGTTACCTAGTTTGACACCTGCGATCGCAATGCGAAGTCCTACAGAAGAATTTCAAGCAATTATCACCCAACTTCAGCATAGAGGTGTAGAAATTCCTTCCCAGGCGCGGGGTGCTTATCACGATTTAGTATTAGCAGGAATTTCTTTGCGGCTATATGCTGTAACTTGGCATATATTATCTGAATCAGACAAACATTTATGGACATTATTGTTAGTGCTAGGTACAGTTTCACATGATGCTTTACCTTCACATTTAAAAATGCGGGTCAGTGACCAAACGAGTATTTTATTAGAACAGAGTACAAATCAAGAACAGGGAAATTCTTATTTGTTTACTCGTGTGGTTGGCGGGTGGGATGAGAAATTTCTGGTTAGTGTGAGTCTAATAGATGGTATAGAGTTGACCTTACCTCCATTTGCATTTTATCCAGTGCGATCGTTTTAG
- a CDS encoding helix-turn-helix domain-containing protein, translated as MTVKVRRIIKLEVDVPGLGDRIKQAREARGRPVTQMAKEVGISRNYWYQLEAEAVLGGVAEETLRKIEEVLGVDLGVQFDD; from the coding sequence ATGACTGTGAAAGTAAGACGGATTATTAAGCTAGAAGTTGATGTTCCTGGATTGGGCGATCGCATTAAACAGGCCAGAGAAGCTAGGGGGCGGCCAGTTACACAGATGGCCAAAGAAGTTGGAATATCCCGTAACTATTGGTATCAGTTAGAGGCGGAAGCTGTTTTAGGTGGTGTAGCAGAAGAAACTCTTCGGAAAATTGAAGAGGTGCTGGGTGTAGATTTAGGGGTACAGTTTGATGATTGA
- a CDS encoding alpha-ketoglutarate-dependent dioxygenase AlkB family protein, whose translation MQQLNLFAESVPVLPITYYPDFLSLEQANELYQHCLKLEWQQNQIRIAGKTMPVPRLECIYGDAGCDYLYSNSVFLKPLWWTEALSSLRDRITALTGYKFRIVIGNQYRTGMDSIGWHADNEQSMGINPAIASVSLLIAGTHLTLL comes from the coding sequence ATGCAACAACTCAATTTATTTGCTGAATCAGTCCCAGTTTTACCCATCACTTATTATCCCGATTTCTTAAGTCTTGAACAAGCCAATGAACTTTACCAACACTGCTTGAAACTGGAGTGGCAACAGAATCAAATCAGGATCGCGGGTAAAACAATGCCTGTTCCCCGCCTGGAGTGTATTTATGGTGATGCCGGATGTGATTATCTTTACTCTAATAGCGTCTTTTTAAAACCACTATGGTGGACAGAGGCTCTGTCTAGCTTACGGGACAGAATCACTGCGTTGACTGGTTACAAGTTCCGTATTGTCATCGGCAATCAATATCGCACAGGTATGGATTCGATAGGGTGGCACGCAGACAATGAGCAATCAATGGGTATAAATCCAGCCATCGCATCAGTCAGCCTATTGATTGCTGGTACTCATTTAACACTTCTTTAA